One segment of Candidatus Cybelea sp. DNA contains the following:
- the lpdA gene encoding dihydrolipoyl dehydrogenase, producing the protein MSTPRQFDAVVIGAGPGGYHVAIRLGQLGKKVLCVDRDEIGGVCLNWGCIPTKALLHVGEVIRHIERADALGLTVAKPEVSPQGVAKFKNEVVAANVGGVKTLFKANGVEFVRGEASFTSPTEIVVKRDGGQSESVKAEYVVVATGSAPVDVKAWPRDGKVVINSDDAVKLERVPKKLLVIGGGVIGLEFATVYGRLGAEVLVVEMMPQILTGTDLEIGKTLGRILKKQGIEIMLNTKVIALERKGDTVKATFNGEGTNGKDETREFDMALVAVGRRPVTDNLNLAAAGLSTDDKGFLATDQQQRTKVRSVFAIGDVTGAPLLAHRAMKQGVVAAEVISGDKSAAFDPVAVPNCVYTDPEVATVGLSEEEAKAAGHEVRIGKFPLAASGRARTMNESEGLLKLVGDAKSDLLLGMHIVAPQAESLIGEGVIALEMGATLEDVGLSVHPHPTLTEGIMDAAEASHGKAIHIVNPKPKTPVAAR; encoded by the coding sequence ATGAGTACGCCACGTCAATTTGATGCCGTCGTCATCGGTGCCGGCCCCGGCGGCTACCACGTTGCGATTCGGCTCGGACAGCTGGGCAAGAAGGTTCTCTGCGTCGACCGCGACGAGATCGGCGGCGTTTGTTTGAACTGGGGATGCATCCCGACAAAAGCGCTGCTTCACGTCGGCGAAGTCATCCGCCACATCGAACGCGCCGATGCGCTCGGTTTGACGGTCGCGAAGCCCGAAGTCAGCCCGCAAGGCGTCGCGAAGTTCAAAAACGAGGTCGTCGCCGCGAACGTCGGCGGCGTCAAGACGCTTTTCAAAGCCAACGGGGTCGAGTTCGTTCGTGGTGAGGCTTCCTTTACGTCGCCGACTGAGATCGTCGTCAAACGCGACGGCGGTCAAAGCGAGAGCGTAAAAGCCGAATACGTCGTCGTCGCGACCGGCTCCGCGCCGGTAGACGTGAAGGCGTGGCCGCGCGACGGCAAAGTCGTGATCAACTCCGACGACGCCGTCAAGCTCGAGCGGGTCCCCAAGAAGCTGCTCGTCATCGGCGGCGGCGTGATCGGCCTGGAGTTTGCGACGGTCTACGGCCGCTTGGGCGCGGAGGTTCTGGTCGTCGAAATGATGCCGCAGATTCTCACCGGCACCGATCTCGAAATCGGCAAGACGCTCGGACGCATCCTCAAAAAGCAGGGCATCGAGATCATGCTGAACACGAAGGTCATCGCGCTGGAACGCAAAGGCGATACGGTGAAAGCGACGTTCAACGGCGAAGGCACGAACGGCAAAGACGAGACGCGCGAGTTCGATATGGCGCTCGTAGCCGTCGGCAGGCGTCCGGTTACCGATAACCTCAATCTCGCCGCGGCCGGGCTCTCGACCGACGACAAAGGCTTCCTCGCGACCGATCAGCAGCAGCGAACGAAGGTGCGCAGCGTCTTCGCGATCGGCGACGTTACCGGCGCGCCGCTGCTCGCGCATCGCGCGATGAAACAGGGCGTGGTGGCGGCGGAGGTGATCTCCGGCGACAAGTCCGCCGCCTTCGATCCGGTCGCCGTTCCGAACTGCGTCTACACCGATCCCGAAGTCGCGACGGTCGGCCTCTCCGAAGAAGAGGCGAAAGCCGCCGGCCACGAGGTCCGCATCGGAAAGTTCCCGCTCGCGGCGAGCGGCCGCGCGCGGACGATGAACGAGAGCGAAGGTTTGCTCAAGCTCGTCGGCGACGCGAAGAGCGATCTGCTCTTGGGGATGCACATCGTCGCGCCGCAGGCCGAGTCGCTGATCGGCGAAGGCGTCATCGCGCTCGAGATGGGCGCGACGCTCGAAGACGTGGGGCTCTCGGTGCACCCGCACCCGACGCTGACCGAAGGCATCATGGATGCCGCCGAAGCCTCGCACGGCAAAGCGATTCACATCGTCAATCCCAAGCCGAAGACACCGGTGGCCGCAAGGTGA
- the lipB gene encoding lipoyl(octanoyl) transferase LipB produces MSAARLLDLGLRPYREVWALQRRLHEAVRDGREPDTWILVEHQPVVTLGRQAKRENLLLSPEALAARGVDLVEIERGGDVTYHGPGQLVVYPIRRLERFREVVPLVRSLEGAVIECCARFGVTGIRWSEHAGVWVGNKSICAIGLAVQKMVSLHGLALNVATDLDYDGLINPCGLSDRGITSLCAETGRPVTVDEAKPVLLQALSHTFGVSFVEERLVA; encoded by the coding sequence GTGAGCGCCGCGCGGCTGCTCGATCTCGGCCTGCGCCCTTACCGCGAAGTGTGGGCGCTGCAGCGGCGCTTGCACGAGGCCGTCCGAGATGGGCGCGAACCCGACACGTGGATCCTCGTCGAGCATCAGCCGGTCGTCACGCTCGGACGCCAAGCGAAGCGCGAAAATCTGTTGCTCTCGCCCGAAGCCCTGGCCGCCCGCGGAGTCGATCTCGTCGAGATCGAGCGCGGCGGCGACGTCACCTATCACGGCCCGGGGCAGCTGGTCGTGTATCCAATTCGGCGGCTCGAACGGTTTCGGGAAGTGGTGCCGTTAGTGAGATCTCTGGAAGGCGCGGTCATCGAGTGCTGCGCGCGGTTCGGCGTCACGGGCATTCGTTGGAGCGAACACGCCGGCGTTTGGGTAGGGAATAAGAGCATCTGCGCGATTGGCCTCGCGGTCCAAAAGATGGTTTCGCTGCACGGGCTCGCGCTCAACGTTGCGACGGACCTCGACTACGATGGTCTGATCAATCCGTGCGGGTTGAGCGATCGCGGCATCACCTCGCTCTGCGCGGAGACGGGACGCCCGGTGACGGTGGACGAGGCGAAGCCCGTGCTGCTCCAAGCGTTGTCGCATACGTTCGGCGTCTCGTTCGTCGAGGAGCGGCTGGTAGCGTGA
- the lipA gene encoding lipoyl synthase, whose amino-acid sequence MIQVDLVRKPSWLRVSLPSGPDYERVKARVNELSLHTVCKEAACPNMAECWGAGTATIMILGDLCTRGCRFCNVKTGNPRGEVDWLEPVRVAEAVRDLGWKYLVVTAVDRDDLADGGALIFANTVRAIHERVPGARVEILSGDYRGDLRAVDIVVDAKPDVFAHNLETVRRLTPHVRDKRASYDQSLRVLAHVKSKAPERYTKTSIMIGLGERLDEIETAMDDARGAGVDIFTIGQYLQPSKKHLPVVEFVTPEVFKQLGDLGASKGFHQVVSSPLSRSSYHAEQAF is encoded by the coding sequence GTGATCCAGGTCGATTTGGTGAGGAAGCCGTCGTGGCTGCGGGTCTCGCTGCCGAGCGGACCCGACTACGAGCGCGTGAAGGCGCGGGTCAACGAGCTGTCGCTTCATACGGTCTGCAAGGAAGCAGCCTGCCCGAACATGGCGGAGTGCTGGGGCGCCGGGACCGCAACGATCATGATTCTAGGCGACCTCTGCACCCGCGGCTGCCGGTTCTGCAACGTAAAGACGGGCAACCCGCGCGGTGAGGTCGACTGGCTGGAGCCGGTCCGCGTCGCCGAAGCCGTGCGCGACCTCGGCTGGAAGTACCTGGTCGTTACCGCGGTCGATCGCGACGATCTCGCCGACGGCGGCGCGCTGATCTTCGCCAACACCGTGCGCGCCATCCACGAGCGCGTGCCGGGGGCGCGCGTCGAGATCCTCAGCGGCGACTACCGCGGCGACCTACGAGCCGTCGACATCGTCGTCGACGCCAAGCCCGACGTCTTCGCGCACAATCTCGAGACGGTCCGGCGCCTCACGCCGCACGTACGCGACAAGCGCGCGAGCTACGATCAATCGCTGCGCGTCCTCGCGCACGTCAAATCGAAGGCCCCCGAACGCTACACGAAGACCTCGATCATGATCGGGCTCGGCGAACGGCTCGACGAGATCGAGACCGCGATGGACGATGCGCGCGGGGCCGGCGTCGACATCTTCACGATCGGCCAGTACCTGCAGCCGTCGAAGAAACATCTTCCGGTCGTCGAGTTCGTAACGCCGGAGGTCTTCAAGCAACTAGGCGATCTGGGCGCGAGCAAGGGTTTCCACCAGGTCGTCTCGAGCCCGCTCTCGCGTAGCTCGTATCACGCAGAACAAGCATTCTAA